CGGTGGCGCCGGCCCGGGTGAGCGACGTCACCTCGGGGAGCTCGGTCAGCAGCGAATCGGGGAACGGCTTGGCCGGCCGGAACTTGATACGGGACCGGCCGGTCGCCTGCTCGATCAGTTCCGACGTGGTTCCTCCGGCGACGACCCGGCCGCGGTCGATGACGGCCAGCCGGTCGCAGAGGTATTCGGCCTCCTCCATGAAGTGGGTGACGAGCACCACCGTCGCGCCGCGGTCCCGGATCCCGGCGATCAGGTCCCACGTGTCGCGGCGGGCCTGCGGGTCGAGTCCGGTGGTCAGCTCGTCGAGTACGGCGATCCGCGGCCGGCCGATGAGAGCGAGCGCGATGGCGAGCCGCTGCTGCTGGCCGCCCGAGAGCTTCCCGTAGCGCAGCCGTCTGGTCGCCGACAGGCCCAGCTGGTCGAGTAGCTCGTCGCCGTCCACCGGGTCGTCGTAGAACGACCGGTAGAGCTCGATGGCCTCGCCGACCCGGATCTTCTCCGGCAGTTGCGAGGTCTGCAGCTGGACGCCGACCGCCTCGGTGAATGCGGTCCGGTCGGTTCGCGGGTCGAGGCCGAGCACGCTGATCCGGCCGGAGTCGGGACGGCGTAGCCCCATCAGGGATTCGACCGTCGTGGTCTTCCCGGCGCCGTTCGGCCCGAGGATGCCGAAGATCTCCCCGGGCTGCACCTCGAAGGAGACGTCGTCCACGGCGACGATGTCGCCGTAGGTCTTGCGCAGATGCTGCACGCTGATGGCGGCAGCGCCCGTGTCGGGCGAGGTTCTTGTCATGGCATCGAGACTGCCGCGGGTCAATGGCTCGGCACATCGGATGGTCGGGCGCGATCGGCTTGCCGTCAGGTGGACGGCGCATCCTCCGATCGGAGGATGCCGCCGGCTAGTCGCCCGAGGTGGGGCAGCGGGTGCCGACCGAGACATGCACGGTGCGGCTCGACGTGGCGGTCTTCACGACGATCGGCACGCAGGCCGGTCGGGCGACCCAGAAGCCGCCCGGGTAGACCAACCACTTCCCGTGCGCGCCGACGGGCGTGCAGCCGCGCACCTGCAGGTGGTCGGTGATCTGCCGCGGTCCGTCGTTGCCCCAGTCGACAGCGGCCCGGCTCTGCCATGCCCGGGGTATGACGAGCTCGAACGGCTTGCCGACGCGCACGACCAGAGCCGTCTTCGCGAAGAGCGCCCAGCGGGGGTCCGACTGACCGGACGACGAGGCCTGCAGCGTGTGATCGGTATCGACGGCGACCACCCCGGACACGGAGTGCATGCTCGGCTCGAGCCGATTGAGGGCGTCGATCGGACCCTCGCACGTCATTGCATCGGCCCCGGCGATCGGTGCCGCGTGCGTCGCCGGCACCGGCCGGACGGTGGTTGCGTCGGGGTGCCCGGTGCAGGCCACGGTCGTTCCCACGGCGAGCGCGAGTCCGAGTACGCCGGTCACCGTCCGCAGGGCGAGACGTGCCACCGCGCAAGTATGGACGCGCACCTATCGTTTTCGGGGTTGATGCGCGGCCGTCGTCACGGCGTAACGGTCGAGCCGTCCCGACGGTGCAGGAGTAGGACGACCGCGGCGCCGACGACGCAGAGCGCCGCGGTCAGCAGCGCGGCATGATTCCCGCCCGCGGCGAACGCCTGTGCCGTAGACGATCCCGGGTCGGCAGCCGTACTCACCGACACGACCACGGCGACACCGAGGGCCGAACCGACGTAGCGGGCGGTGTTGTTGGCGCCGGAGCCCATCGCCGCGCGGCCTGCGGGGACGCTGCTCACGGAAAGTTGGGCGAGGGCCGCGTTCACCACCCCGGTGCCGATGCCTGCGACCGCCAGACCCGGCACCAGGTGGGCGAACCCGCCGCCGGCGCGCAGTCCGTAGAGCGCGACCTCGCCGAGTCCGGTGAGCAGCAGACCGGCGGCGACCAGGCCCGCGGCCGGCAGCCGGCCGGCCAGTCGCCGGGTCTGCAGGGCGGACACCACCGAAAGTCCGGACCAGACCGCGAGGATCAGGCCGGTGTCCAGCGGGGTCATGCCGATCGTCACCTGCAGCAGCGTGGGCACGAAGCTCATCAGTGAGACGACCGCGAGCCCCGTCACGAAGGCCCCGGTGCACGCGGCGAGGAACGCGCTGTTGCGCAGCAACGTCGGGTCGAGCATCGGTTCGGCGACGTACTTCTCGATCCGCCAGAAGAGCGCGGTCATGGTCAGCCCGGCGAGCACCAGTACGACGACCGGCCACCGGGCCCAGCCGTCGCGTCCCTCGCCGAAACCCGCGACCAGGCAGGCGATCCCGATGCCGAGCACGACCGCACCGTAGATGTCCAGGGCACGCGGGTGCGGGGCGCGTGACTCGGGTACGCCGCCGACGACCAACGCCAGCACCACGCCGGACAGGATCGCCAGGCCCCAGTAGATCGCGCGCCAGCCTGCAGCGTCGGACAGCACCGCTGCGTAGACCGGGCCGAGGGCGATGCCCGCGCCGACCATCGCGCCCCAGATGCCGGTGGCGCGGATCCGGTGCAGACCGGCCGGATACGCGGCCGCGATCAGGCCGAGTCCGGCGGTCAGCAGCGCCGCGCTCGCGACGCCCTGCAGGACCCGACCGGCAAGGAATGCCGCAGTGTCCGGAGCGGCCGCCGCCAGCACGGAGGACATCGCGAGGAGCACCGCGCCGGCGCCGAACACCCGCCGCCGGCCGCGCGCGTCGGCCAGGCTCCCGGCGGTGAGCAGCAATGCGGCAAGGCCGACCGGCGTACCCGTGAACATCCAGATCTGCGCGACGGAACCGGCGTGCAGTCCGGCGGCGGTGGCCGCGAGCGTGGTGGTCGGTGCGGTGAAGGTCATCAGCGCCACCAGGGTGCCGAGGCTCACGGCGATCAGGGTGGCCCGGGAGCCGGCGAATGGCTGGTCCGGGCCGATCTGCGCATCGAAGCCACTTGCGGCGGGCTCGGACAGCTGGCTTCCGGTGGTCGTCGGCTGTGCGGTCATCGCGGCAACCCCTGTAGGTCTGATGAACGAACCCACAGACGGTAGCACAGCAGGTCTGCTCATTGAACTTATTGCTACACTGGCGAGATGGCGCTGGGAACCGATTACGCACTGCAGGACTGCTCGCTGGCGCGCGCTCTCGAGGTCCTGGGGGAGCGGTGGAGCCTGCTGATCGTCCGGGACGCCTTCTACGGCGTACGCCGGTTCAACGACTTCCTCACCCACCTCGACATTCCGCGGGCGGTGCTCACCGCGCGGCTGGCGTCGCTCACCGAGGCCGGGGTGCTGCGCCGGACGCCGTACCAGCAAGCGCCGGTGCGATATGACTACGTGCTCACCGATGCCGGACGGGAGCTGTGGCCGGCCGTGCACGGGCTCGCCCGCTGGGGCGAGCGGCACGCCACGACGAGCGGCCCGTCGCGCACCTTCCACCACGCTGTCTGCGGCACCCGGCTCGACATGAGCAGCGCGTGCCCGGCCTGCGGTCGGGTGGTGGCGGTCGAGGACATCGAGATGCGGCCGGCCGCCGGCCACAAACGCGCGGTCCGCGATGACGCGGTCGCTCGTTCGCTGCGGGCGCCGCACCGGCTGCTGCAGCCGGTCGGAGCGGCGGCACCGGCCGACGCCTAGGGATCGAGATCGTTACTCGGCTCCGACAGTTCTGCCATCGCTACGCATTTCGTCTGGTCTGAACCGTGAGCCCACCACCCGCTGATCGCGGGGTCGGTGGGGACGACGG
The nucleotide sequence above comes from Mycobacteriales bacterium. Encoded proteins:
- a CDS encoding ABC transporter ATP-binding protein, translating into MTRTSPDTGAAAISVQHLRKTYGDIVAVDDVSFEVQPGEIFGILGPNGAGKTTTVESLMGLRRPDSGRISVLGLDPRTDRTAFTEAVGVQLQTSQLPEKIRVGEAIELYRSFYDDPVDGDELLDQLGLSATRRLRYGKLSGGQQQRLAIALALIGRPRIAVLDELTTGLDPQARRDTWDLIAGIRDRGATVVLVTHFMEEAEYLCDRLAVIDRGRVVAGGTTSELIEQATGRSRIKFRPAKPFPDSLLTELPEVTSLTRAGATVTITGQGEVLQAVTARLGRAGIVAHDLRVHQADLDDAFIALTGRGEPSGRPTTESLDTETSVRSGAST
- a CDS encoding MFS transporter, with protein sequence MTAQPTTTGSQLSEPAASGFDAQIGPDQPFAGSRATLIAVSLGTLVALMTFTAPTTTLAATAAGLHAGSVAQIWMFTGTPVGLAALLLTAGSLADARGRRRVFGAGAVLLAMSSVLAAAAPDTAAFLAGRVLQGVASAALLTAGLGLIAAAYPAGLHRIRATGIWGAMVGAGIALGPVYAAVLSDAAGWRAIYWGLAILSGVVLALVVGGVPESRAPHPRALDIYGAVVLGIGIACLVAGFGEGRDGWARWPVVVLVLAGLTMTALFWRIEKYVAEPMLDPTLLRNSAFLAACTGAFVTGLAVVSLMSFVPTLLQVTIGMTPLDTGLILAVWSGLSVVSALQTRRLAGRLPAAGLVAAGLLLTGLGEVALYGLRAGGGFAHLVPGLAVAGIGTGVVNAALAQLSVSSVPAGRAAMGSGANNTARYVGSALGVAVVVSVSTAADPGSSTAQAFAAGGNHAALLTAALCVVGAAVVLLLHRRDGSTVTP
- a CDS encoding helix-turn-helix domain-containing protein — translated: MALGTDYALQDCSLARALEVLGERWSLLIVRDAFYGVRRFNDFLTHLDIPRAVLTARLASLTEAGVLRRTPYQQAPVRYDYVLTDAGRELWPAVHGLARWGERHATTSGPSRTFHHAVCGTRLDMSSACPACGRVVAVEDIEMRPAAGHKRAVRDDAVARSLRAPHRLLQPVGAAAPADA